CATCCCAGTCCTGCTTGTCACTGGGTGTTGTCTCAGTCAGTGGGTGTAGCTGTCCAAGAAAATGATTTTGACTATGACCACACACGCAACCATGCATGACACTGAGGTCAGCCTCCCCTCCCATGGGTGCTTCCTGTACGCGCCccccaatgtgtgtgtgggtgtgtgtgtgtgtttgtgtgtgtgtgctgtttaaAGCTTCACAGAGCAGATGCGAGACAGTACCAGGCACTCACTCACAATGAACTATTATTAGGCCCCTGAGAGGCTGCAgccagagggacagagagactgCAATGCAATGCTCACAATAGTGTCCAAGACAAAAGCTACCTTTGGCTTTCTTGTCTGAATCATTTGTTACTATAATGTTATCAGAGAAGACCAAACATCAAAATAGCTCAACTCATAAACTCAACTCAACAGTGGATTATTTATCACCGGGGGAGTGAAGATCTCAGTTCAGGACCTTTTCACTCTTTACACTCTCACCAGCTGTTTGCACAGCAGGATGTGCACATAATGTTGAGTGTCTTCTTCTGCAAAACTTATGCAACTAAAAATGAACAGCTCAgcattttgattttctctataacagaaacagaaattgaTGAAAAAGAGAACAAAGCACTTACGAGAGAAGTCAGGAGCTGCGTGTGCGGTCTGTGCACTCAGGGTCAGGAGGAGATGTAGGAAACTGAAAGACCAGCAGAAACTCCATGGTACTGTCATCGTGCGTATCCTGCATGACAGACCCCCTGACGTTTGTTGTAATGTGTTGTTGTGCAATTGACTGCCTGGGAGAtggtgaccagtgggtcaatgGTGCCATTGTGTTTACAACCGCCCTCCTTTAGCGATAAAAAGATCAAATCCAGTGCTGCTCTGGCTGCGCTTGAGATGATGTTGCTCCGAtgctctttctttatttcaacaGCAGCATTGTGATAGAACTTTCATTTGGCATCAAACTgtcaaaatgaaacaggaaCATCTTTCTGATGGAGATGACAACAACCTGTGACTTTACTCTGTTGCTCCTGCCAGCGACTcgagttagcttagcatagcatGAACCATGGAAGCACAGGAAACAGCGACGATCACTATGTTTAAAAGGAACAACTCTGAGGCAGATTAACTCATTGTATCTACTTTTTTAAAACCCTGACACAAATGAGAGTATATGATAATTTCCATGTCAAAGAAGGTCAATCACAggtataaataatgaaaaatatagaTGGCTGAATTTGTTTATGTTGTCTGGGTCCTTGTATTGTCTGTGCTGCCTCATTATAACTGATGATAGAGTGAAGACAGTGTTATAAGACATTATTATTAACACTtttcctctccatccatccatcaccgCTTATCCTTAAAGTGTTGAAGCCAATCGCAGCCGACATCAGGCGAGAAGAGGGGCACactctggacaggtcaccagcgtcTTGCAGGGCCAACATATAGAGACTGTTTACTGACATCCACATGTGCCAGTTCCAGGAGAATCTGACACAGaattcaaaatgtctgctgatgAAAAGGGCCTTTTTCAGGAGATTGTAGTTGTTGGATCCTTTTGTTGATTAAGTAGAGTCACTTGATCTCAGACCAGTAGACAGGTTAGCTTTTTCCCCTCAAATCCCCCTGATCACCAAGCTCCTGCTCTGTTACTTACAGACaggacatcatcatcataagaaagcaaataagcCATCCCAAATTTCCCAACATGTTGAACTGTGTATTTAATGCCTGACTAGGATCTCTgaccttcatgtgtgtgtgtgtgtttgtgagtgtgtgtgtctgtgtgtgttttggcaaaATCAATACTCATTGTCATGGAGTCGTCAACAGTGAGGGTCCTGTTTATGGAGATAAGGCTTTTTTTTCCAGGAGGTCACttccagcagctgtgtgtggtcAGAGGAGATATGTGTATCTCTCTCCATGAGACTGGCCTCTCCTATCTTTTTGTCTGCGGAGGAGGAAGTTAAAGACCAATGGTGTCATGCGTTTCCAGAGCTGCTAGTTATTTCCAGGAATTAAATCAGAGCTCTCCCTGCTGCCAGAATCTGCTAGTTTCTGTTTATTGTAAAGGTTGTGATTTTTAACCTTAATTACCTTTGATACACATCCTCTCTTTACTCAAGGCATTGTGACGGCTGCTGTCATACCAACCAAACACTGACTCATAATACCTGTGGAATCATTCACTTCTGCTGAGCTCGGGATTATCAGTGACTAGCCACTTGGGAAGGTGAATCAAAATGAATTTCTGAACAACAGCCCAGTCatttatcacacacactcaaacactccCTCCACAGCAGTGGACGCACTAATGTAGGCTGATTATTTAACAGGAGAAGCCTTGGTTTTAATCATGTGCGTAAGTAGGAGTGACACTCCCACTGTATACTCCAGTAAAATTCCATTTACGTCCCATTGCAAGTGTCAATAAAGAaagtaattattcattaaaactGTCTGCTCGCTGTCAGACTGCAGGAGGGGCTGTGCCAACGTGTGGAAAGGGAGAGTTTTACTTCTCAGGTCTCCTACTTGACATCAGTAGACATTTCTTATCACAGGTTAATGTTCTTCATGAAATTTCACAGGTTTTATAGGaatgttttaaatgatgatAAGAGATTTTTCCATCCTCCCTCTGGGAGATATACATTCCCTAAATACTCTGAAGATAAATGAGGTGGGTACACGGCACAGGGTCTTGTATCTTCTGGActatttctttttctaaatactTTCTTATGCGTTGCATTATCTCCCCGGTGTCGTCATATTTCTTTGGGGAAGTCTACACCACAGTGGAGGGATTTCATCATAAAAATTTCCATTTCCTATTTACTGTAAATGATATATTTACAAAAAGCACCAACATTTATCAGCCTGAAATCATTCTTTTAgctttttttgaaaaaaaactttttttttcatatggCAGCAAAATAGACTCATAAATCATTACTATAAAACTTTTAAAGTGTGTGTCCAGGTGTTTTCTAACATTCCTGTAACTAAAGTAAATTTATGGTTCATTATTAAGTCACACAGATGTGAGACTGAAGGTTACTTTTCAGGAACTAAATGAGATTAGTTGTTGCAACTGTTTTCCCAGAGTCCCTCAGGATACAGTGGCTGCTTTGTATTAAACCAGGGCCCTCCTGTGAAAAGTGTCCCTCCATTTTTCCTTTCTAAACCATCTCCCAGTGTTGGAATGTGAGTGGCTGTTAATGAAATTTGTGTTTTGAGTGACACGTCGTTATCAGTGGCTGTATATTGTAAAATGTTGAGCGGAGCTGCTATTTTAAGCTCTTTCCTCATAGATTTTGGCATGTGGTATATAAGAGCGTGCCCCGCCCATTCCTCTGgagcctccctctcctctggctGGTGAAGTGTGTTCACAGAGATAGCCTCCAAGGAGCCCtcagacaaaacacaagcagcttTGAGGTGTCACACTTTCTCCTGACATCCACCAACAGAGAGGCACTCGAAACCAGAGCAGCGTTTGTTCAGGGGCACAGATCATCAGTTTGCTCATCAGCTCTGTGGATATTTCAGGCCTCCACAATAACTCGAGGAGACGCtttgagtggagaaaaaaagattgaatAGACTTTTCTAAGAAGATGGCACTTCGGCAGAACTCTGACAAGGAGCCAACCATCGAGTTGTTCATTAAGGTCAGTCGTTTCTTTTCAATTTCTCTATTGATTTGTAGAAGAACTATGGCATTTGAGGCAAAACCAAACAACTCTTGAATTCTTGAAATGCTGCTCATTTCGATGAGATACCAGATGTTTGAAGTGTCTGTATTCCTGCTGAAGGTCAcagcttgtttcttttttatctgtgACGTCTGGCCTCCGACAGACAGTCCACCTTATCACCGTCGTACACCCAGAAGGAGCGAGGATCAAGCAGGGTGACTGGCCCCAAGCCTGGGCCGGGCACACCCACTTTTACTTATGCACATAAACTGAGAAGACTAATAGTGCAGTCTATTCAATTTGAATTTTTAACTCATAAAGCACCTTGTAGTTATTTTTAAGGttccatttaaataaagtttattattgttattctaaTATGCCATcagtaaaattaatttaatctcattatttttctttctctgtgcacAATATAGATAGTATTTTATGTAATTTTCAATGTTTAACTTTTAATTACTTTGGGGGATTTAAtcactttcttgctgagagttaaaTGAGAAAATCAACTAAATATAAGTCCAGTACagacttttctgttttctgtttctatgtATTCAACACTAAAGAGAAACCAAAGTCCGCTGGACAGATCTGAATCATGATGAGTTCACTATAACAGCAGGAAGGTGGATCGTTCCCAAAATGTCACAATTTCGTTGACATCGACATAATTGTGGTTCAAAACCTTGAGAAAACCCATGAGGGGATTTTTATCTgactttgttgttgtgtttgaagGTTGGCTGAAGGAGGAGCGCACATGTTGCTGAGCGCACACACATCCATTGTTTTCCACCACAACACAATGACTGCTTTTCCCCTACGTGGAGGAAACTGCCTTTAAATATCACAGACACGACTCTCACTTGTTTATCAgcatggagagaaggaggagagatgcTGGTTTTTTGTGGTTCGTTATTTATAAGATAGTTTTAGAGacttttcaccttttatttaTAGGTGTGACGAAAGCATGAAATGAAGTGAGACAGCTGGggagacatgcagcaaagggcctGGTCTGAACCTGAGGCCGCAGCCTCAAGAAACTCTGAGTTACTGACATTATCCCCGTCATtcaatgtctgtgtttttcaggcTGGACATGACGGCGAGAACGTTGGGAACTGTCCCTTCTGCCAGAGGCTGTTCATGGTTCTGTGGCTGAAAGGAGTGAAGTTCACAGTGACCACTGTTGACATGAGGAAGTAAGCACCCCTCCTCTGGCACAAACACTTCCTGAGCATCTGGTCGTAGGGACTTTCACACAGAACTCTATACAAGAAATTGAGAAGTTTTAATAATCCAAACCATAGCTCACTTGTCAGGTACGCTCTCCCACTAACTGAGGTCAAAGGGAGGGGCCTGTAAACTCAACATGTACAAAGAGCTCAGTGTCGCCTTCAGACAAACACCGTCTGTAATCGaacctttttttattgtgtgaatTTCTCAGGGTCATTACCGGTGAGCAAATAAGACCAGGAAACTTTGAAAGGATGCTGATAATTGAATgattcagaacacacacacgcctctgAAATAGGCGGCCACTCCCAGCGCAGTGTTTTTATAACTAAACCAACAGCTGATATTGAAATTAATCCCACACACCACATTTGATTCTGACAACCGCCATAACCAACAGGCTCAGTTCTGACACGCTTGATAACAGTCTGATTGTAGCACTGGAGGAAAACGTGTATCAAAATcaaatctctctccctccttgtcCACCTCTTTCTGTCCCTCTTTCGATGTCTTTCCAGGAAACCAGCAGAGCTGAAGGACCTGGCCCCGGGGACCAACCCTCCGTTCCTCCTCTACAACGGCACCCTGAAAACAGACTTCATCAAGATCGAGGAGTTCCTGGAACAAACACTGGCCCCACCCAGGTATCGCTGCATGTGCTCAatcattttgtacattttcataAGGAGTGAATTTAGTGATGGCTTCTTCTCACTGCACATGtttactttctcttttctccccccccccccctgcaggtATCCTCATCTCAGCCCGCTGAACAAAGAGTCCTTTGACGTGGGCGCTGACATTTTTGCAAAGTTCTCTGCTTTCATCAAGA
This window of the Paralichthys olivaceus isolate ysfri-2021 chromosome 9, ASM2471397v2, whole genome shotgun sequence genome carries:
- the clic2 gene encoding chloride intracellular channel protein 2, encoding MALRQNSDKEPTIELFIKAGHDGENVGNCPFCQRLFMVLWLKGVKFTVTTVDMRKKPAELKDLAPGTNPPFLLYNGTLKTDFIKIEEFLEQTLAPPRYPHLSPLNKESFDVGADIFAKFSAFIKNSPNNALQEKNLLREFTRLDNYLNSPLPEEIDHNSRETVTISKRRFLDGDRLTLADCNLLPKLHVIRVAAKKYCDFDIPAQFTGVWRYLQNAYEREEFKQTCPANIEIEKAYLTVANKRK